One Erinaceus europaeus chromosome 5, mEriEur2.1, whole genome shotgun sequence genomic window carries:
- the RNF6 gene encoding E3 ubiquitin-protein ligase RNF6, which translates to MNQSRSRSDGGGEDNSSRDHSHHENERRWQQERLHREEAYYQFINELSDEDYRLMRDHNLLGTPGEITSEELQQRLDGVKEQIASEPGLRNGSRSRDSEVPRESSNEDSLLEWLNTFRRTGNATRSGQNGNQTWRAVSRTNPNSGEFRFSLEIHINHENRGFEIHGEDYTGIPLSDTNRDHITNRQQRSTSPVASRTRSQTSVNLNGSSSNIPRTRLRSRGQNSVEESFSTLGRLRNRIGGIVGISSTSAPSDNFSSHTNQVGGSVLRQREGQRFGAAHVWENGARTNVTVRNTNQRLEPIRLRSTFNSRSRSPIQRQSGSVYPNSQRESRPVQQNIRRSVRRRGITRVFLEQDRQRRGTAYTPFSNSRLVSRITVEEGEEPSRSSTAVRRHPTITLDLQVRRIRPGENRDRDSIANRTRSRVGLAENTVTIESNSGGFRRTISRLEQSGIRTYVSTITVPLRRISENELVEPSSVALRSILRQIMTGFGELSSLMEAESESETQRNGQNLPEMHSEPSNVGTLHDTNQNHERSLRDRRGQESAEMRGDNNTTQPRTPNSDNRGGRQLPNSNNLVQFETGTLPILRLAHFFLLNESDDDDRIRGLTKEQIDNLSTRNYEHNSIDGELGKICSVCISDYVTGNKLRQLPCMHEFHIHCIDRWLSENCTCPICRQPVLGSSLANNG; encoded by the exons gggAAATAACATCAGAAGAATTGCAACAAAGGTTAGATGGAGTCAAAGAACAAATAGCTTCTGAGCCTGGCTTGAGAAATGGAAGCCGTTCCAGAG ACTCAGAAGTTCCTAGAGAAAGTTCAAATGAAGATTCTCTGCTAGAATGGCTAAACACCTTTCGTCGCACAGGAAATGCAACTCGAAGTGGACAAAATGGGAACCAAACTTGGAGAGCTGTGAGTCGAACAAATCCAAACAGTGGAGAGTTTCGATTTAGTCTGGAAATCCACATAAATCATGAGAATAGAGGATTTGAAATTCATGGTGAAGATTATACAGGCATTCCACTTTCAGATACTAACAGAGATCATATCACAAATAGGCAACAAAGATCAACTAGTCCTGTGGCTAGTCGAACAAGAAGCCAAACTTCAGTGAACTTGAATGGTAGCAGTTCCAACATTCCAAGGACTAGGCTTCGTTCAAGGGGGCAAAATTCAGTAGAAGAATCCTTTTCAACATTGGGGAGATTAAGAAATAGAATTGGAGGTATAGTTGGCATTTCTAGCACTAGTGCTCCAAGTGATAATTTCAGTAGCCACACAAACCAGGTGGGTGGTAGTGTACTCAGGCAAAGGGAGGGACAACGATTTGGAGCAGCACATGTTTGGGAAAATGGGGCTAGAACTAATGTTACAGTGAGGAATACAAACCAAAGATTAGAACCAATAAGATTACGGTCTACTTTCAATAGTCGCAGTCGTTCACCAATTCAGAGACAAAGTGGCAGTGTTTACCCAAATTCGCAGAGGGAAAGTAGACCTGTACAGCAAAACATTAGAAGGTCTGTTAGGAGGAGAGGTATAACTCGTGTCTTTTTAGAGCAAGATAGACAACGCAGGGGTACTGCATATACTCCATTCTCTAACTCAAGACTTGTGTCAAGAATAacagtagaagaaggagaagagcccAGCAGATCTTCAACTGCTGTGCGGCGACATCCAACAATCACACTGGACCTACAAGTAAGAAGGATTCGACCTGGAGAAAACAGAGATCGGGATAGTATTGCAAACAGAACTCGATCTAGAGTAGGGCTAGCAGAAAATACAGTTACTATTGAAAGCAATAGTGGAGGCTTTCGTCGAACTATTTCTCGTTTAGAGCAGTCAGGTATTCGAACCTATGTTAGTACCATAACAGTTCCTCTTCGTAGAATTTCTGAAAATGAACTTGTTGAACCTTCATCAGTAGCACTTCGGTCAATTTTAAGGCAGATCATGACTGGATTTGGAGAATTGAGTTCTCTAATGGAGGCTGAATCTGAGTCAGAGACTCAGAGAAATGGTCAGAATTTACCAGAGATGCACTCAGAGCCGAGTAATGTAGGTACACttcatgataccaaccagaacCATGAAAGGTCTTTGCGAGACAGGCGGGGCCAGGAAAGCGCTGAAATGCGTGGTGACAATAACACCACCCAGCCTCGTACCCCAAACAGTGACAATAGAGGTGGCAGACAGTTGCCAAATTCAAATAACTTAGTCCAATTCGAAACAGGAACATTACCTATCCTTCGCCTTGCTCACTTCTTTTTACTAAATGAAAGTGATGATGATGATCGTATCCGTGGTTTAACCAAAGAGCAGATCGACAATCTTTCCACTCGGAACTATGAGCATAACAGTATCGATGGTGAACTAGGTAAaatctgtagtgtgtgcattagTGACTATGTAACTGGAAACAAACTCAGGCAATTACCTTGTATGCATGAATTTCATATTCATTGTATTGACAGATGGCTCTCAGAGAATTGCACTTGTCCTATCTGTCGACAGCCTGTTTTAGGGTCCAGTCTAGCAAACAATGGGTAA